Proteins found in one Alicyclobacillus cycloheptanicus genomic segment:
- a CDS encoding phosphoenolpyruvate carboxykinase (ATP), whose protein sequence is MIQGTWKRLNSTELVEEAIRRGEGALLANGAFCAHTGKFTGRSPKDKFFVAYAGCPLPTERHQWITEAQFDRLFAKVQAHLQATGGYVFDGAVNQHPTHRVPVRFYTEFAWHNHFVQDLFLPGNPDVAPQYTVYGAPTLKAVPEEDGTRSETFIVIHLKRGIVLIGGTEYAGELKKSIFTLMHHHLAERGIMPMHCSASVGEAGDVALFFGLSGTGKTTLSADPARRLIGDDEHGWAEDGVFNMENGCYAKCIDLSREKEPDIYDAIRFGAVLENVVYDDARLPVYGDRSLTENTRAAYPLSFIRNIEPSGRGGHPQVIIFLSADASGVLPAVARLTPEDARKHYLLGYTSKLAGTERGVVSPEATFSACFGAPFLTDRPVRYADMLMERVALYDVPVYLLNTGWVGGVYGQVDRIPLKVTRDLVNRIIRGELNDVPTVRDDELFLNVPTEIPGVPDAYLHPQREPAHSADYGNRRVALAKSFADVLGDYLGVAER, encoded by the coding sequence GTGATACAGGGAACCTGGAAACGGCTGAACTCGACGGAATTGGTGGAGGAAGCCATCCGTCGCGGGGAAGGTGCATTGTTGGCGAATGGCGCATTCTGCGCACACACAGGAAAATTTACGGGCCGTTCCCCGAAGGACAAGTTCTTTGTCGCCTATGCGGGTTGCCCGTTGCCGACCGAACGCCATCAGTGGATTACGGAGGCCCAGTTTGACCGGCTCTTTGCGAAAGTGCAAGCGCATTTGCAGGCGACCGGCGGCTACGTCTTCGACGGCGCCGTGAATCAGCATCCGACCCACCGTGTCCCTGTTCGCTTTTATACCGAGTTTGCGTGGCATAATCACTTCGTTCAAGACTTGTTCCTGCCAGGCAATCCAGACGTGGCACCGCAGTACACGGTGTACGGCGCGCCGACCCTGAAGGCTGTTCCGGAAGAAGACGGTACCCGGAGCGAGACATTTATCGTGATCCACCTCAAACGGGGCATCGTGCTGATTGGCGGTACGGAGTACGCAGGGGAGTTGAAGAAGTCGATTTTCACCCTGATGCACCACCACCTGGCGGAACGCGGCATTATGCCAATGCACTGCTCGGCGTCCGTTGGCGAAGCAGGCGATGTGGCACTGTTCTTCGGCCTCTCGGGGACAGGGAAAACGACCTTGTCTGCCGATCCGGCCCGGCGTCTGATTGGCGACGACGAACACGGCTGGGCAGAAGACGGTGTATTTAATATGGAGAACGGGTGCTACGCTAAGTGCATCGACCTCTCGCGCGAGAAGGAGCCAGATATCTACGATGCCATCCGCTTTGGTGCGGTGCTGGAGAACGTGGTATACGATGACGCCCGTTTGCCGGTGTACGGCGACCGTTCGCTCACGGAGAACACGCGCGCAGCTTACCCGTTGTCGTTTATTCGGAACATCGAACCGAGCGGGCGGGGCGGCCATCCGCAGGTGATTATTTTCCTGTCCGCGGACGCCTCGGGGGTTCTGCCGGCAGTGGCCCGCCTGACGCCGGAGGACGCGCGTAAGCACTACCTGCTGGGTTACACCAGCAAGCTGGCGGGAACCGAGCGCGGCGTGGTCAGTCCGGAAGCCACGTTCTCGGCCTGTTTCGGGGCTCCGTTTCTGACCGATCGACCGGTGCGCTATGCGGACATGCTGATGGAACGGGTGGCGCTGTACGATGTGCCGGTCTATCTGCTCAATACCGGATGGGTTGGCGGTGTGTACGGGCAAGTCGACCGGATTCCGCTGAAGGTGACTCGAGACCTGGTCAATCGAATCATCCGCGGTGAGCTGAACGACGTGCCGACGGTGCGGGACGACGAGCTGTTCTTGAATGTGCCGACGGAAATTCCGGGGGTCCCGGACGCCTACCTGCACCCGCAGCGTGAGCCGGCGCACAGTGCGGACTACGGAAACCGCCGTGTTGCACTGGCCAAGTCGTTCGCGGATGTGCTGGGCGACTACCTGGGGGTTGCGGAGCGCTGA